The Daphnia carinata strain CSIRO-1 chromosome 9, CSIRO_AGI_Dcar_HiC_V3, whole genome shotgun sequence nucleotide sequence aaacaaattttttttataacattacatttgtttttggttttgccTCTTTTGCTTTTGATCCCGCAATTTAGTAAAGCTTAGACCGCTCACTACTCTTCAGTTTATCACATCACATTATCACTTTCTATCCCGCAGTTTACCcttcccatttgtttttgtttttcaacttttCTCGAATTTCTCGTTTGAAGTCTATCCAACATCCTGTGCCTCACTAAGTTTATTTTATAGAATTATTTCCAATATTGGTTCTATATAACTTCGATATGGTATTTAAATGATTGTCCCAAACGTAGAAAATTTTGCCTTTATAACTgctttatgtatttttttttcatcatccaCAGTCTGCATTGTTTAACTTCCAGTCTCTTCTCACAATCACATTACTCCTTATTTGCACATGTGCATATATTCGATCGTTGGCTCCTAGTCTACTCGATCGTAATAAAACAGGGTGAGTTTACGTGCATCCTTATATTAATAACAGTCATTGGGTATTCTTTAATAGTATTCTTATCTTTTAATAATCCATCAGGGGTATATGTACCAAAATTTGTTAGACAAATGTTTAAAGTTTACGTAGAgctgttaaaaaaatgtacataGAGATAATGTAACAGGAACATAGacaaaatgtaaaatgaaGAACAATCCATGTTTCGGCTTGCAAAGTCTAATATTTGTCTTCACTTTTTTCAGATTTCTGGGCTTGTTTTGGAAATGTGCCCGAAttggagagagaaagagtCAGTATATTGCAGTATCCTGTGTTTTTATGGCTATTAATATTTTGTTCTGGTCTTGAAGTCCATGGCACTTGTTGATTTGTGGTACAATTAAACTTCACAGATAAACTTGAGAACTTGTCATAACACCAAACACTACAGATTTTATGGCACATTTCATTTCTAGATTACAATTCATAGCTTTTACTTTATCCAAAATTAATCATGCCTATTCAGGacttgaaataatttttgtttagtttctacTAGAACAAAATctgattgaaaattttaggAAAGTATTAGCAGTGAAATAGGTGGTGTCTTCACTTCGTAGATCACGAAGACTGGTCTTGGGTATCGGATGAAATACCTTCTTTAAGTCAGCAGCCAGTGTTATCATAGCATTCGCGAATCACTTTGGGCTTACTATAGAATATgaatttattttccttttttgattttgtttgtttgggaCGTGGTGCATCAGAATCAGAAAATAgtctaaaagttttctttagtttttgtGGCTAGAAAACTATGTTTACCCGCAATCCAAATACGCAAATTATTCATCGAgattgttattttgtttattcaggACGTAtttttaacattatttttagatattttttaACTTCGTGAGGATCTAGAGTTCTTCCTTATTAGTTTTTTAGCGAAACTTAGTAAAAACTAGTAATAGTGTACAGTGTACGgcaaacagattttgcaatcATGCAGAGGTTTTTCTTAGATGTTTGATTTCTACGAAAAGCGCTCACTGACTTTTTGTAAACGTACAAATCGATTTTAAAGACGGGGCATGTTAAAACTAATCGCTAGTTGGCTTAAAGACTCTATAAAGTCTAACAATACCAATGCGTAAAGTAAGTAACAACAGCCTTTTTTTCATACTTGCTTCACAAAGTTCCATAAGAATAGGGACAATatacgaaaataaataaaaaccaacGCCGGGTGCAGTCAACtgttgaattaaaaaaaaaaatttatgcatGATAAATGAGTGCGACAAAGAAACTTTTGGGCTTATATGAAACTAAAAATTGAAACACTATGCATCGTTCCGGTGTTTCCTATCCTGCCAATTCAGCCGGGGTCCTTACTTCCTCGAGCCTACGACTTTTCAGCCGCGTCTGCCGGCGTCTTCTATTTGTCAGCTCtcgtttttcttaattaagttatatttgtttggtttgttCATAGCTCACAGTACATATTAACTAACTCTAGCACTCACTATTGCCGgtgaaattttgtttgtcaaATTATTTATTCTGCCAAAGGAAGGCGGCGATTTTCCACCGTCTATATATGAATCTACAATCATTAGCTTTGGGACATTAGAAAGCAGTGGGAAGGTCAGCCGCGCTGTTCTCGTTTGTTGATAGTTTTTCAATTGGAATTTCTACGATGCAAGAATTTGCTCTCTCCATCACCCCcatcccccccaaaaaataagaattaaaaaaatgtatgtataTTTGTTATCGTTCGGCATCGTTGGAGGTTGATAAACTCTGCAGACGATATTCTGATCCATTTGTCAGCGATTTGGTGTTTTCATCTTTCGGTTTCCTCTCACgtgttaaaaaatttaatcattcaacAGACAATATGGAAacacaaatggaaaaaattccTGAGCGTAAGTATTTATACATTAAAAAATGCAGTTTTCGTTGATTGTATTCCACCACAATAATGGCTGAAATCTTTGAATGTTACTTGTAATCTGAACATGTTATTTTAGATTGTGTTTGTCTGGGATAGACTGAGTTTACTGTGCCCACTTACCGATAGAATCTACCTTCGTTACTGATTCATATAGTTTTGAATACATATTATTTAAGTGTCTTCTTATTCCGTTCATTAGATTGCCcaggtattcaaagtgaatctGCTGGAAAAGCATCCACCTGTGCtggtaaaacaatattttacaatttttctgTTAAAGAATAGAATGATTATATTTGATGATTGTTATTATTGGAAGGATGCCCAAATCAAAAAATATGTGAATCAGGTGAAGCAAAATTGGAAGACCCAAAGATAATTGCTGGTATTCAACAACGCATGTTGAATGTAAAACATAAGGTGAGTTGTTTTGTTAAGTTTTATCATTTGTTCCTACAATAAACTGTACTTCTAATTTAGGTCCTTGTTCTCTCGGGGAAAGGGGGAGTAGGTAAAAGCACAATAACTACCATGATAGCACGGGTGTTCGCGCAGGACCTAACCAAAAATGTATACATTTTTGTGAAAGGTTTTTTCCTCatcattattgttattttgaaaTAGATTGCTGTTATGGATGTTGATATTTGTGGTCCATCAACTCCTCGGATCATGGGTGTTGAAGGTGAAACTGGTAAagaatatttattttgtaaCTAGCTTAATGTGGCACTAACCATTTATTGCAATTCCAATTTAGTTCATCAAAGTGGTTCAGGCTGGTCTCCTGTTGTAAGTTTAATCTATTAAATAACCCAGTTGTTTATCTTAACCATCAGAATAGTATATAGGTGAAAACTTATCTCTTATGTCTGTCGGATTACTATTGGGAAGCCCTGATGACGCAGTGATTTGGAGAGGACCCAAGAAAAACggtatattttatttttctagttATGTCTTACTAGTTAGGCCCCTGTACGTTTCTCAGCGAAATCGTTGGGAAAAGTCTTAATGGTATGCAATTATTCAACGTAAAATTTCgagattcgttttttttttttttactatttagGTTTAATCAAGCAATTtttaactgaagttgattgggGTTCATTGGATTATTTGTTGATGGATACACCTCCTGGAACATCAGATGAACACTTGTCAGTTGCACAATACATGATACCTTGCAAGCTTGATGGAGCAATAATCGTTACATCGCCACAAGAAATTTCTCTACTAGATGTTCGcaaagaaattaatttttgtaGAAAAGTCAATATTCCCATAATTGGGATAGTTGAGAACATGAGTTGGTCAGTTTTTTACTTCATTTATtaaagcctttcttttttttttacagactGCTGTTACTTCTACTATCTAACATGTATATTTATTTTAGGTTTGTGTGTCCAAAATGTACTAAAGAAAGCATAATATTTCCTGCTAGTACAGGGGGTGCACGACAAATGGCAAGTGAGTTCCAGTTGCCCTTCCTTGGTCAAATTCCCCTCGATCATCGTCTAGCGCAATCTTGTGATGAAGGAAATGATTTCTTCGAAACATATGCTGATTCAGCAACCGCCGCAGCTTTTACTGAGCTAGGCAAAGGTACAATTAAAatagttatttatttattattttttttttgtctttccttttttccggGAAAACCCTAGAATGAAATCCTTCAATGCATGGGATTGGCCTAATCAAAGAACTTGTAATCGTTTTACCGTAAAATGTGGTCGTTGACGCTTAGTCCTCTATTTTTAAGGGGGTGGTGGGGGGAGGTTGAAAGGGGAGATGTTGGAAGGGGAGATGTTGGAAGGGGAGATGTTGAAAGGGGGGAGAGGGAAACGAAAAGCATTTTCTGCATTTTTCATCTTCGGATTGTCAAATTAAGCCAAAACTAAATATATGGGGAAAAACGACAAgaataacacacaaaaaaacaacattattTTAAGAAACCTAAACATCATTGTATCCGGTTGTACAATTACTATACTGGTTTCCGTCATAACCGAACACACTTACATTTAAAATATAGCAATATGGGCTGAACTAACCTTTTGGTATATTGTACTTGCAGCCATTGACGCGGAAATAAGGAAACTGTGATCTATGCCGAACTTCAGCTTCCTCAAGAAAAATCTGGAAGAAGGCATTCCTAATGACTTCCAACGTTTGGCATTTCGCTCACGCAGAATCCCTTGTAAGTTTCTTCGTTATCTTTTCACATGGTTAAATCGTTTGTGTGCTTAATACACTCACAAATACTTGTAGAAAGATGCCCAAACACTCTTTCGCCACCTGCCCAAGAGGTATGGATATTGAAACCATCAAGTATTTTTCTGAATCAGTTTAGGTCATtcttaaaaatatttgttgttgGTTAATTGTAGTTCTAAAgtgaaaaaatcaaattatgtCTACGCCATGAGTTAATTTATTTCTGAAATTTTATCAACAATAATTAATGGTTATCGTTATCATTGGGTAAAGGTAAATTCCTAGTAGAGATGACCGTAGGTGCATTAGTGTCTGTACCATTGAACGGTGTCATATGGTTGTCAAAATTACACAGTCCAGATTGGATGTGCTGCACGTGTACTAAAACATGATTCCGTAAGGAAGTTAGATTTGACTTGTCTAAGGACTTTCGTAGCTCGTCCAACGAGTCGTGTAAAGCCTGCAGCTCGTAAGCGTTGCGTTCACTTTCCGCAAGGCACTGCAAATATAatcgcaacaaaaaaataaaacaaataattaaaatattttaaaaatcattatgAAACCATAAGCTTGTGTTATGGTATCAAATACCCGACAGACATATACATTAAAGAGTAGCTTAAATTTGTAAACAAATGCTTGCGAACAAATTGTACCTTGATTTGGAGCATCAGCGACGTCAGGCCAGTGACAAGTGCAATAATCGGTGTTGAGGTAACGTTTGGATGTGACCCACTTCGACTATCCAACTGAGTTTCAACCAAATCTCTAGCTTCCTGGTAGCAAAGCTGGCGGATACTATCTGGTCCGGCTAATGGAGATAGACCGTGTTCAGAATCTGGGGCGATCTAAATAATCAAATTAGAGATTTGTGACTCATCTTCTTCACGACGgcaacgaaaaataaaaaagaataataaaaaaaacagaatacCTCATGGCATTGCTGTCTGACCTTAACTAAGAGGCTGTTGAGCTCCGTGTTTAATTCCTCCAGGTCAAGAATGGTACGAGCATAGCGGCGTTGAAAATCGGGAGCCACAGTTTCGCCAACTGATTCTCTTCTTTCAACTTCCGTGTTCATGTCTCTTAGTcttcgaattttttctttcttcaaatttaaaatcttCGACAATCGTACCTTTCAAAAAAAGTTTAGCTGATTAATACATAATGAAATTCGAAAAGTAAAAACGCTTTATAGTTTTTCGGCCCAATGGTTGCTTTACTGTTTTGTGAGGAAACCGTTACCaaatatgaagaaaacgaaaaaccaaGTTTGGGGTCTGACTCCACACATTTGAAAATGCGCGAAGAATTAAGAAAGCGTGCCAAATAATTTCCATTGTGCAATTGTTAATTACTAAAGACTTACTATAGGTGTCAAAACGTGTATAGGCAAAGAGCCAAATGCGCTTTCTTGAGATGCCAATCTCGAATTCGACGACCCCAAGACAGGATCGCTGACTAAATTTGAAGTATCGGAATTGGCGTTTTGTCCAATACGTCCGCTGCTGGCATGCGGAGTCAGTGTAAAAGTATTCACTGAAGCTTCCAGTGAAGAGTGCTTCATCGGTGGCTGCTGGTGACCTGTGGTTGTCTGTGTTTGCTGTTGCTGTGAAGCCATTAATGGTATTATTGCAGGGGCCGGCGGTAATACGGCAGGGCGAGGACGAAAGCGTTGAGCCAAGCTCGATATAGATATCATGTCTACCATTTCATTTGACTATAACGaagttaaatttaaatggtGACGCTTGTCAGATGAACAACATACTTACTAAGACTTCGTAGTCTGGAACAGAATGGGTTCCTAAACCTTGTCTGTCGAACGTGATTCGGTATGTGTTATTGGAAGTATCCACTGCATCGATTTGGCCAACAAACAAACCAtccttcaaataaaaaaacggtTTAGTTGAAGTTATACCAAATCTCGAACCATCTCCCTATGAGCACTCTTTCGTCTTCGTTCGATTCAATCGCCCTCCccgcccccctttttttgttttccgatgTTCTCTTTGGTTAAACGAAAGGGAGCTAAGATTTTTACTTTCATCTTTTCACGCTCATGTATCCCACAGTTTTATGGGCTAGAACAACTGCAGTTTTTGCCTGACATGAATCTTGAAACCTAGAAGGCAACACAGGGAGAAACATAGGGCGAATGGAGTGCTTCGATAGAGATGAGGATGTTATCGATGGATGTTTACGTAAATCGATAACAGGCCAATTTCAAAATCAgactgaaaaatgaaaatttgatATACCTGCGGTTGACGAAGTCTGGCCGTCACTTTCGTGCCAATTACCAATGGCATCGGGATCAGATCCGGTAGATCCCGACATAGAGACGCCATATCGCTTACTTTGCGCTGTTGGACTAGACggattttttgtctttttttggcCAATTCACCCCTTTCTTCATTGAAAAacgcctaaaaaaaaaaaaaaaaaagaaatcaatgaaaagCGAGGTCAAAGCAACAATTTTGGCAATATGCACTTCAACTACATTTACCTGTGAGCAACGCCTTGGTCTTCCCATCAGTCGTCGTATGGTACACCACTGGGCCCTGGTGAGTTGTCTCAATTTCAAGCTAGGAAACGATTCTCGCAAGCATAGCATAAAGTCGTTGTCACCTTCAAATAATGCTCTTAAATACACAAAAATAacatgataataaaaaaataaaatgttttaaaaattatcgAGATAGTATAGTATTGCAATGCGTCCAACTGcatttgtgttatttttaggAAGCCGAAATAATACAGTTTACTTACTGGTCTAGATTGCTGTAGAACCATTCATAACACACCCATTTGTGCGCTTTGGGTAATTTCAGCAAATTGCGTAAGCGCACTCCAAGTTTCTTTAAGTCTTCAGCTTCTTGCTCAACTGCTATTGCCGCAACCGAAGGTAAGGCGGCCACGTTGACGATATTTCGAGGCCGACGTCCAACAGATAAGGGctcacttttttgtttttctggtaactatttttaaaatgatgaaaaagtTCTTATGTGGTTCTCATATAGTAAGCTTACTTTAAATGATGGTTTCACCttcattttcttaagttttgcCTTCATTCTGCTAGTGCTTTTGACGGGTGTTGACGCATTTGATCCACTAC carries:
- the LOC130700959 gene encoding cytosolic Fe-S cluster assembly factor nubp1-like isoform X2; amino-acid sequence: MLNVKHKVLVLSGKGGVGKSTITTMIARVFAQDLTKNIAVMDVDICGPSTPRIMGVEGETVHQSGSGWSPVYIGENLSLMSVGLLLGSPDDAVIWRGPKKNGLIKQFLTEVDWGSLDYLLMDTPPGTSDEHLSVAQYMIPCKLDGAIIVTSPQEISLLDVRKEINFCRKVNIPIIGIVENMSWFVCPKCTKESIIFPASTGGARQMASEFQLPFLGQIPLDHRLAQSCDEGNDFFETYADSATAAAFTELGKAIDAEIRKL
- the LOC130700936 gene encoding protein lin-9 homolog isoform X2 — protein: MADSLETESAEALLSFKNGGFKVKRELDFGDDSEQANQAMTLGPEMFGLKRISEVNSSSASKVTGSTTSNPITLNRRGIPARIRKKNPLFFDDDTIVNQSTNKSPRKSTKSNSGISASSHAIQSASQTSTTKIIKRGHTRSAPGSATGTPERRSGSNASTPVKSTSRMKAKLKKMKVKPSFKLPEKQKSEPLSVGRRPRNIVNVAALPSVAAIAVEQEAEDLKKLGVRLRNLLKLPKAHKWVCYEWFYSNLDQALFEGDNDFMLCLRESFPSLKLRQLTRAQWCTIRRLMGRPRRCSQAFFNEERGELAKKRQKIRLVQQRKVSDMASLCRDLPDLIPMPLVIGTKVTARLRQPQDGLFVGQIDAVDTSNNTYRITFDRQGLGTHSVPDYEVLSNEMVDMISISSLAQRFRPRPAVLPPAPAIIPLMASQQQQTQTTTGHQQPPMKHSSLEASVNTFTLTPHASSGRIGQNANSDTSNLVSDPVLGSSNSRLASQESAFGSLPIHVLTPIVRLSKILNLKKEKIRRLRDMNTEVERRESVGETVAPDFQRRYARTILDLEELNTELNSLLVKIAPDSEHGLSPLAGPDSIRQLCYQEARDLVETQLDSRSGSHPNVTSTPIIALVTGLTSLMLQIKCLAESERNAYELQALHDSLDELRKSLDKSNLTSLRNHVLVHVQHIQSGLCNFDNHMTPFNGTDTNAPTVISTRNLPLPNDNDNH
- the LOC130700959 gene encoding cytosolic Fe-S cluster assembly factor nubp1-like isoform X1, which gives rise to METQMEKIPEHCPGIQSESAGKASTCAGCPNQKICESGEAKLEDPKIIAGIQQRMLNVKHKVLVLSGKGGVGKSTITTMIARVFAQDLTKNIAVMDVDICGPSTPRIMGVEGETVHQSGSGWSPVYIGENLSLMSVGLLLGSPDDAVIWRGPKKNGLIKQFLTEVDWGSLDYLLMDTPPGTSDEHLSVAQYMIPCKLDGAIIVTSPQEISLLDVRKEINFCRKVNIPIIGIVENMSWFVCPKCTKESIIFPASTGGARQMASEFQLPFLGQIPLDHRLAQSCDEGNDFFETYADSATAAAFTELGKAIDAEIRKL
- the LOC130700936 gene encoding protein lin-9 homolog isoform X1, translated to MADSLETESAEALLSFKNGGFKVKRELDFGDDSEQANQAMTLGPEMFGLKRISEVNSSSASKVTGSTTSNPITLNRRGIPARIRKKNPLFFDDDTIVNQSTNKSPRKSTKSNSGISASSHAIQSASQTSTTKIIKRGHTRSAPGSATGTPERRSGSNASTPVKSTSRMKAKLKKMKVKPSFKLPEKQKSEPLSVGRRPRNIVNVAALPSVAAIAVEQEAEDLKKLGVRLRNLLKLPKAHKWVCYEWFYSNLDQALFEGDNDFMLCLRESFPSLKLRQLTRAQWCTIRRLMGRPRRCSQAFFNEERGELAKKRQKIRLVQQRKVSDMASLCRDLPDLIPMPLVIGTKVTARLRQPQDGLFVGQIDAVDTSNNTYRITFDRQGLGTHSVPDYEVLSNEMVDMISISSLAQRFRPRPAVLPPAPAIIPLMASQQQQTQTTTGHQQPPMKHSSLEASVNTFTLTPHASSGRIGQNANSDTSNLVSDPVLGSSNSRLASQESAFGSLPIHVLTPIVRLSKILNLKKEKIRRLRDMNTEVERRESVGETVAPDFQRRYARTILDLEELNTELNSLLVKVRQQCHEIAPDSEHGLSPLAGPDSIRQLCYQEARDLVETQLDSRSGSHPNVTSTPIIALVTGLTSLMLQIKCLAESERNAYELQALHDSLDELRKSLDKSNLTSLRNHVLVHVQHIQSGLCNFDNHMTPFNGTDTNAPTVISTRNLPLPNDNDNH